CATGCCTCCTACTCCTTCGAAGCAGATGACTGGTTTGCACTGTGAAGCTGCTTCGATACAAACAAGGCCAAAAGATTCTTCGCGGGATGTCAGCAGGAAAACATCGGCGGCCTGAAAGTAATCAATCGGATTATTCACCTGACCAATGAAATTTACCTTATCTGCAAGGTCCATTTTACTGATATCATAAGCCAGTCCTTTATAGTACGGAGGATACAATTCACCCAGCCAGATAAATTGGAAGCTGCGGGAGGTCAGGGCGGCGACTTCCCTTGCAATCATGATAAATATCTCCGGAGCCTTGGGCCAGGCGATCAGTCCAGCGCCCATGACGATAAAGGTATCATCCCCGGTCTTCAGCTCTTCCCGTATATTCTTCTTAGACAGTATTGGCTGTGCAAGGCTGACGGGCCCGGGCACAACGTCAACGATATTGGCATCAACGGAATAGTTCACGGCAAGATTTTCTGCTGCAGCACGGGAGGGTACCAAAAAACGGCGTATATTCCGGCATGAACTTATAAAGATCTCCTTTGGCATGATCGAGCTGAGGGCATATTCCATCTCATGTACATGACACAGGACGGCGGTCTTTCTTATGCCCCATATATAAGGCAACGCAGTTAAAGAAGCCGCGCTATTGAGATATATGACATCCGGTGAGCCAAACAATGTAATGAACCTCAGCTTGAGACCGTTTATCCACTGCCGTATATGCGGGAACAGATCGTCAAGCCCCAGCATCATCATCTCAAATTTTCCTTTACGCTTCCTTTCCAGTACCCTCGTTTTGCCGCAGTGCCTGAATTCCCCGGACAGTTCGCCTCCCTTAAGGATGATGATCCTGATCTTATGCTGACGTGTGTTCTTCAGCCATCTCAGGAAGGTCAGTAGGGCAATGGGAGCCCCGGTATGCGATGCCTGGTGAGAAATAAATAAAATTTTCATTTCTTAAGGGATAACTTTGAAAAAAAATTTTTAAAAATATAAATAAAATAAAAATAATACCCATAACCTTTTTCAAGATTATTTATTTTTTTCTTAAGTGAAAGCACTAGTTCTGTATTTGTTGTTAAATCATTGAAAACACTCTGTTCGCTGTTCTTCGGCAAAGGGTTACTTTGATAGGATTTATACAATTCATTTATTAAGTCTAATAAATTTTCTTTAACTTTTTGCTTTAATTGCTTATCTGTCGTTTTGGACATCAGGCAAAGATAGTTCTCAATAAGGTTATACTGTAAAAATCTGTCGCCTTTATTAAGTGCCTGACAGGTGGCGGAATTTTCGTGGATGCGATAATGAATTACAGGTTTCGCATAATAATAAAAATAACCTTTTTGTGCCAGCAAATTCCATAAAACCCAGTCTTCACCTAAAGGCATACTCTGCCTGTAATCAAAATCAATTCCTTCCAGGATTTTTTTTCTAACACAAACTGTTGAGTTGCATATTCTATTGTTTATTAAATAATAGGGTTCTTCAGCAAGAAAGTATTTTCGGTCTGATAACCCAATTACAAATCCATCCTCAAGGTTTTTCATTCCTTCAGGAAGATTGACAACCTGCATTTCTCCATGAATCAGAACTGCATCCGGATTTTTAGTGAAGATATTAATGTATTGTTTAATTACTCCGGGAAGAAGCACATCGTCAGCATCGAGGAAATATATGAACTCTCCTTTTGAATTATTAATTCCAAGTTTTCGCGAAGCGCTTGCTCCTTTATTAATACCTTTTTTATGTTGTAGAACTTTTACATGAGGTGATTTAATTTCTAATGATTGGCAAATTCTATTTGAAGTATCCGTCGAACCATCCTCCACAAGAATCACCTCTATGGGCTCATAACCGCAGTTTAAAGCCGATTCGACAGTTTCTTCCAAAAAACTCTCAGCATTATAAACAGGGATTACAAAAGTTACCAATGGATTCATAAGGTTTCTCCTTTTATTGGAAAAGTATTTTTTATCTTACTAATCCATGGCAGAATTTTATAGTAAGATTTAACATACATTTTTCTGTGCTTTATTATCTCATAGAGCTGATTGTATAAGTAAGTTTGCATTACTTTGTTATGTTTCTTAAGTGAATGAAAGGTTAATTTAATAATTAAAATTAAAATCATCCTGATAAATAAAAAATAAAACCATTGTATGGCTTTCGGGCTGTTCTTATATGCAATGTCATAAATAACAAATAGTGCGCTTCCACTGTTTTTCACATGTTTTTTATGGTTTTCCCATTTTAACCTGCCTCCGCTCAGGTCATGGTAAAACCATAAACGCTCATCGAAGTATAGCTTGCATCCTGTATAGGCTACAGCATGTGCAAGTTCCACGTCTTCACCAAACATTGTTCCCGGTCCTGTATTATTGATAAAATGGAAACCATTATCTCTTAGAAATACCCATAATGTTTTTCTGATGACTGAACCTGCACCCCAAATGGAAACGTCACCTTGTTTCAGGAATCCGCTTTTTTCATGGTGTTTGCCACAAGCATAATTATGCTGCCACTTATCAAACCATTCCGGTTTCTTTTCTTCGCCAAAATCAGCTATTCCGTAACCCCCTAACAAGCCGATATCCGGGTTGGTTTTGTAAATATCCATCACAGTTTTAAGATATTCAGGTTGAAGATGGTTGTCATCATCACAAACTAACATTAACTCATATTTTGCCTCATCATAACCTCTTACTAATGCATTTGATTTGCCCAATGCCGGTTCGTAAATAATTCTGAACTCAATATTTTTTTTCAGTTTTTTTCTAAATTCATCTGCAACTTTAAAGGTATCATCTGTCGAATCGTTGTCGACCAAAAGAATTTCCCACGGAAGATCGGACGGGACGTTCTGATGCTCCAGTGCATCAAGGGTGGGGACAAGGCGTTTCACTCTATTATGAGTACAAATTATTACCGAAATACCGAATGGATTTTTTTTGAGAGACAATTTTTTATTTTTTAAATATTGTGCTGTTTATCGAAATAAGACTTTGAATATCTTACTAATTTATCTTTATCAATTGAGTAAAAAATCATATCAATATAACTGAAAAACAAAATGATAACAAAAGGCAAAGCCGTTACAAAAATTCTGTGAGGATCACGTTCGGCCCCAATAATAGAAATGGCAAGTTGTGCTGTTATGAAAGACCATAACAAGATTTTAAACCAAGGCATTTGTTTTGATTTAACCAATAAAATAATTATGAAACTGCAATCAAAAAGTAACAACAAATAAATATATATAAAAGGGAATGATAAAAGCTCAAAAACAATAAAAGCAAATCCTTTTGATAATCCACCCTTAGTGTTGGCATAAAATGAAGCAGCAGGAAGCCTTCTGTAGCTTGCAATTTTTTTTATCAATTCTTTTAAATAAATAACAGGGTGTTGTATAATACAATTCAGGATAAATTTTT
The nucleotide sequence above comes from Bacteroidales bacterium. Encoded proteins:
- a CDS encoding glycosyltransferase family 4 protein, with translation MKILFISHQASHTGAPIALLTFLRWLKNTRQHKIRIIILKGGELSGEFRHCGKTRVLERKRKGKFEMMMLGLDDLFPHIRQWINGLKLRFITLFGSPDVIYLNSAASLTALPYIWGIRKTAVLCHVHEMEYALSSIMPKEIFISSCRNIRRFLVPSRAAAENLAVNYSVDANIVDVVPGPVSLAQPILSKKNIREELKTGDDTFIVMGAGLIAWPKAPEIFIMIAREVAALTSRSFQFIWLGELYPPYYKGLAYDISKMDLADKVNFIGQVNNPIDYFQAADVFLLTSREESFGLVCIEAASQCKPVICFEGVGGMTDFVKDDAGFIVPYLDIKTAAEKIVELINNPELKEKLGKTGKKRVHEESDINITGPKIIKIIENLITKEKE
- a CDS encoding glycosyltransferase family 2 protein; protein product: MNPLVTFVIPVYNAESFLEETVESALNCGYEPIEVILVEDGSTDTSNRICQSLEIKSPHVKVLQHKKGINKGASASRKLGINNSKGEFIYFLDADDVLLPGVIKQYINIFTKNPDAVLIHGEMQVVNLPEGMKNLEDGFVIGLSDRKYFLAEEPYYLINNRICNSTVCVRKKILEGIDFDYRQSMPLGEDWVLWNLLAQKGYFYYYAKPVIHYRIHENSATCQALNKGDRFLQYNLIENYLCLMSKTTDKQLKQKVKENLLDLINELYKSYQSNPLPKNSEQSVFNDLTTNTELVLSLKKKINNLEKGYGYYFYFIYIFKNFFSKLSLKK
- a CDS encoding glycosyltransferase family 2 protein, with protein sequence MSLKKNPFGISVIICTHNRVKRLVPTLDALEHQNVPSDLPWEILLVDNDSTDDTFKVADEFRKKLKKNIEFRIIYEPALGKSNALVRGYDEAKYELMLVCDDDNHLQPEYLKTVMDIYKTNPDIGLLGGYGIADFGEEKKPEWFDKWQHNYACGKHHEKSGFLKQGDVSIWGAGSVIRKTLWVFLRDNGFHFINNTGPGTMFGEDVELAHAVAYTGCKLYFDERLWFYHDLSGGRLKWENHKKHVKNSGSALFVIYDIAYKNSPKAIQWFYFLFIRMILILIIKLTFHSLKKHNKVMQTYLYNQLYEIIKHRKMYVKSYYKILPWISKIKNTFPIKGETL